Proteins encoded in a region of the Thiohalospira halophila DSM 15071 genome:
- a CDS encoding biotin--[acetyl-CoA-carboxylase] ligase: MTTRTRLFHCLSDSRWHTGPSLAREFGVSRAAIGKAVTALEGMGLMVERSRHGYRIPPSTRPPRADLVAGSLPPGARQQLASLQSLYRTDSTNSWLLRHPHARQAGGAHICIAASQTAGRGRLGRVWDSPAGAGLYLSVSLVRSGLPAPATPLAIATLVGEAIEAVVPGARVALKWPNDLLLQGGKLGGILMESRGEYGGQWQLVVGIGLNLEQPAFGGRTSLRAAGLPVPRAEDLAVGLLSRILPTLPLVTADPGPWLDGWRQRDYYRGREVRVQGPEQIWEGRAAGIEADGALCLETAAGLERINGGDVSLREAQWTG; encoded by the coding sequence ATGACTACGCGCACCCGCCTCTTTCACTGCCTCTCGGATAGCCGCTGGCACACCGGCCCGTCACTGGCTCGTGAGTTCGGGGTGAGCCGTGCGGCCATTGGCAAGGCCGTAACCGCGCTCGAGGGTATGGGACTGATGGTGGAACGGAGCCGTCACGGCTACCGTATTCCTCCATCGACTCGCCCGCCAAGGGCGGACCTTGTCGCCGGGAGCCTTCCCCCCGGGGCTAGGCAGCAGCTCGCGAGCCTGCAGTCGCTCTACCGTACCGATTCCACGAACAGCTGGCTTCTGCGGCATCCCCATGCCCGTCAGGCCGGGGGGGCGCATATCTGTATAGCGGCCAGCCAGACGGCAGGTCGTGGGCGTTTGGGAAGGGTTTGGGATTCCCCCGCCGGCGCAGGGCTCTACCTCTCCGTCAGTCTGGTTCGGTCCGGGCTTCCGGCCCCCGCTACGCCGCTTGCCATCGCAACCCTCGTCGGCGAGGCGATCGAGGCCGTCGTCCCGGGGGCTCGGGTCGCGCTCAAATGGCCCAATGATCTCCTGTTACAGGGGGGCAAGCTGGGAGGCATCCTCATGGAGAGCCGTGGCGAATATGGTGGCCAATGGCAGCTGGTTGTCGGGATCGGCCTGAACCTCGAGCAGCCGGCCTTCGGCGGTCGGACCTCCCTCCGGGCGGCGGGCCTCCCGGTCCCCAGGGCCGAAGACCTCGCCGTTGGGCTCCTGTCGAGAATCCTTCCGACGCTGCCGTTGGTAACCGCGGATCCGGGCCCGTGGCTCGATGGCTGGCGCCAGCGGGACTATTATCGCGGCCGGGAGGTGCGGGTGCAGGGACCGGAGCAGATCTGGGAGGGCCGAGCGGCCGGAATCGAGGCTGATGGCGCCCTTTGCCTGGAGACAGCGGCCGGATTGGAACGGATCAATGGCGGTGACGTGAGTCTGCGAGAGGCCCAATGGACTGGGTAG
- a CDS encoding GGDEF domain-containing protein, which translates to MSGRWHLVAAALLFPALAVAVVSVVARLPLGSETVHFLVYLPWVGLALAAGLALLFGRYGALLLTLLLLSLYLLAGLAMTGAEAAAIRELLALALGSSLLVLAIRPEPWPPALVVFLLAALNGAGAWLLAGGRWPDVRVALVEPLIPAGVALPVSAPAALVLLAGVSAYLVRALVGRTAVSIGILAGTSAVIAALHRATDPMTAEVAWTIAGLAIGIGVILEGHRMAYRDELTGLPGRRALMERLTRPGRRYSVAMVDVDHFKSFNDTYGHEAGDQVLRYVATRLARGARGVRVFRYGGEEFALLFPGASLDRAWPLADELRAVIADSPFTLRTSRRDPSRRGSGGGQEVGVTVSLGVAQRRRGERPTDVLERADAALYRAKAQGRDRVVADPDGG; encoded by the coding sequence ATGAGCGGGCGCTGGCACCTCGTGGCTGCCGCCCTCCTGTTCCCGGCCCTGGCAGTGGCCGTGGTAAGCGTCGTCGCGCGGTTACCCCTTGGCTCCGAGACCGTCCATTTCCTGGTCTACCTCCCCTGGGTTGGTCTCGCCCTGGCGGCGGGCCTGGCCCTGCTGTTCGGTCGTTACGGCGCCCTTCTCCTGACCCTCCTGCTCCTGAGTCTTTACCTGCTTGCCGGGCTGGCCATGACGGGCGCGGAGGCAGCCGCGATCCGGGAGCTCCTCGCCCTGGCCCTGGGTTCCAGTCTCCTGGTGCTGGCGATCCGGCCCGAGCCGTGGCCCCCGGCCCTGGTGGTCTTCCTCCTCGCGGCCCTGAATGGCGCCGGGGCGTGGTTGCTCGCGGGCGGCCGGTGGCCGGACGTCCGGGTCGCCCTGGTCGAGCCCCTGATCCCCGCCGGGGTCGCGCTGCCGGTCTCGGCGCCCGCCGCCCTGGTCCTCCTGGCCGGAGTGAGTGCCTACCTGGTGCGCGCCCTGGTCGGGCGCACCGCCGTGAGCATCGGCATCCTCGCCGGTACCAGCGCGGTGATCGCGGCCCTCCACCGCGCCACCGACCCCATGACTGCCGAGGTCGCCTGGACCATCGCCGGCCTGGCCATCGGCATTGGCGTCATCCTGGAGGGGCACCGGATGGCCTACCGCGACGAGCTGACCGGGCTCCCCGGTCGGCGCGCACTGATGGAGCGCCTGACCCGGCCGGGGCGGCGCTACTCGGTAGCCATGGTCGACGTCGATCACTTCAAGTCCTTCAACGACACCTACGGCCACGAGGCCGGTGACCAGGTCCTGCGCTACGTTGCGACGCGGCTGGCGCGGGGCGCCCGCGGCGTGCGGGTGTTCCGGTACGGCGGCGAGGAATTCGCACTCCTCTTCCCCGGTGCGTCCCTGGACCGTGCCTGGCCCCTGGCCGATGAGCTTCGGGCGGTGATCGCCGACAGTCCCTTCACCCTGCGCACCTCCCGCCGAGACCCGAGCCGCCGCGGCAGCGGGGGTGGACAGGAGGTGGGGGTGACCGTCAGTCTGGGGGTTGCGCAACGCCGTAGGGGGGAGCGCCCGACCGACGTCCTGGAACGGGCCGACGCGGCGCTCTACCGTGCCAAGGCGCAGGGTCGGGATCGCGTGGTTGCCGACCCCGACGGTGGTTGA
- the hldE gene encoding bifunctional D-glycero-beta-D-manno-heptose-7-phosphate kinase/D-glycero-beta-D-manno-heptose 1-phosphate adenylyltransferase HldE — translation MTAALPDFSTARVLVVGDVMLDRYWHGQTGRISPEAPVPVVRMQESEDRPGGAANVALNLAALGLRPTLVGLVGADDAGDRIGHELANAGVDARLVRVPGRPTITKLRVLARHQQLLRVDFEEPFHDLDLTPLEQTVAEVVGEADVVILSDYAKGALADPQRFIRLAREAGAKVLVDPKGHEFARYQGADLLTPNLSEFEAVTGPCSDEETLVAHGRTALDALSLGALLVTRGEAGMTLIRPEGEPLHLPARAREVFDVTGAGDTVIATLGAALAADQPLPRAVALANAAAGLVVGRLGAATVSAPELMAEMAEAEEVGLGVVNEEQLQRAVAAAREKGERVVITNGCFDLLHAGHVAYLESARALGDRLIVAVNDDDSVRRLKGEGRPLNPVDRRMAVLAGLRAVDWVVPFSEDTPERLICALCPDYLVKGGDYQPDEVAGHECVRSAGGEVVILDFVDGLSTSEIVERIQRNPASS, via the coding sequence TTGACCGCAGCCCTGCCTGATTTCTCCACCGCCCGCGTCCTGGTGGTGGGCGATGTCATGCTCGATCGCTACTGGCACGGCCAGACCGGGCGGATATCGCCGGAGGCCCCGGTGCCGGTGGTCCGGATGCAGGAGAGCGAGGACCGGCCCGGCGGGGCGGCCAACGTGGCCCTGAACCTCGCCGCCCTGGGCCTGCGCCCGACCCTGGTGGGCCTGGTGGGAGCGGACGATGCGGGTGATCGTATCGGCCATGAGCTCGCCAACGCCGGCGTGGACGCGCGCCTGGTGCGGGTCCCGGGGCGTCCGACCATCACCAAGCTGCGCGTCCTTGCACGGCACCAGCAGTTGCTGCGCGTGGACTTCGAGGAGCCCTTTCACGACCTCGACCTCACCCCGCTGGAACAGACGGTGGCGGAGGTCGTGGGGGAGGCCGATGTCGTCATCCTCTCCGACTACGCCAAGGGCGCCCTGGCCGATCCCCAGCGCTTCATCCGCCTTGCCCGCGAGGCCGGGGCGAAGGTGCTGGTCGACCCCAAGGGCCACGAATTCGCGCGTTACCAGGGGGCGGACCTACTTACCCCCAATCTCTCGGAATTCGAGGCGGTTACCGGCCCCTGCAGCGACGAAGAAACGCTGGTCGCGCATGGCCGGACCGCCCTCGATGCGCTCTCGCTGGGGGCATTGCTGGTTACCCGCGGCGAGGCCGGTATGACCCTGATCCGTCCCGAAGGCGAACCGCTCCACCTGCCGGCCCGGGCGCGCGAGGTCTTCGATGTGACTGGCGCCGGGGATACTGTCATCGCGACCCTGGGCGCGGCCCTCGCCGCCGACCAGCCCCTCCCGCGGGCGGTGGCCCTGGCCAACGCCGCGGCGGGGCTCGTGGTGGGCCGTCTGGGGGCCGCGACCGTCAGTGCACCGGAACTGATGGCCGAGATGGCCGAGGCGGAAGAGGTTGGCCTCGGCGTGGTCAACGAGGAACAGCTTCAGCGAGCCGTGGCGGCGGCCCGGGAGAAGGGCGAGCGGGTGGTGATCACCAATGGCTGCTTCGATCTGCTCCATGCCGGCCATGTTGCCTACCTGGAGTCGGCCCGGGCCCTGGGCGACCGGCTCATCGTGGCGGTCAACGATGATGACTCGGTCCGTCGCCTCAAGGGGGAGGGCCGGCCTCTGAACCCGGTGGATCGTCGCATGGCGGTCCTTGCGGGGCTGCGGGCGGTGGACTGGGTCGTTCCATTCAGCGAGGATACGCCGGAGCGCCTGATCTGCGCGTTGTGTCCCGACTACCTGGTCAAGGGCGGTGATTACCAGCCCGACGAGGTTGCCGGCCACGAGTGTGTGCGCAGCGCCGGGGGCGAGGTGGTGATCCTCGATTTCGTCGACGGCCTCTCCACTTCCGAGATCGTCGAGCGCATCCAGCGCAATCCCGCCTCCTCCTGA
- the tyrS gene encoding tyrosine--tRNA ligase: protein MTEVDAIADLLRGVEEVLPEDELRNRLALERPLRIKAGFDPTAPDLHLGHTVLINKLRQFQELGHEVLFLIGDFTGMIGDPSGKSATRKPLTEEEVAANAATYREQIFNILDPERTRVVFNSEWMGEMSAADLIRLASRYTVARMLERDDFHRRYTDNQAIAIHEFLYPLIQGYDSVHLEADVEIGGTDQKFNLLVGRELQRQSGQSGQVVMTLPILEGTDGIQKMSKSLDNYVAIGEPPNEQYGKVMSISDDLMWRWFDLLSLRSTAELRALRHRVEGEGMNPRDAKFELADEIVARFHGQAAAQRAREAFVSQFQKGAMPDELEERDVTAPPEGRGIAEVIREVGFATSTSEALRLIKQGAVRLDGERIEDGRHPLVPGVDAVLQVGKRRFARIRITLS from the coding sequence ATGACCGAGGTCGACGCCATCGCTGACCTGCTCCGGGGGGTGGAGGAGGTCCTGCCGGAAGACGAGCTGCGCAACCGCCTCGCCCTGGAGCGCCCCTTGCGCATCAAGGCCGGGTTCGACCCCACCGCGCCGGATCTGCACCTGGGCCATACCGTCCTGATCAATAAGCTACGCCAGTTCCAGGAGCTCGGCCACGAGGTCCTGTTCCTTATTGGTGACTTCACCGGGATGATCGGCGACCCGTCGGGCAAGTCCGCCACGCGCAAGCCGCTCACCGAGGAGGAGGTCGCTGCCAACGCCGCAACCTACCGGGAGCAGATCTTCAATATCCTGGATCCCGAGCGGACCCGCGTGGTCTTCAATTCCGAGTGGATGGGCGAGATGTCGGCAGCAGACCTTATCCGGCTGGCCTCCCGGTATACCGTAGCCCGGATGCTCGAGCGCGACGACTTCCACCGCCGTTACACGGACAACCAGGCCATCGCCATCCACGAATTCCTCTATCCCCTGATCCAGGGCTATGACTCCGTCCATCTCGAGGCGGATGTCGAGATCGGCGGAACGGACCAGAAGTTCAACCTCCTCGTGGGGCGTGAGCTGCAGCGGCAGTCGGGTCAGTCCGGCCAGGTGGTGATGACCCTCCCGATCCTGGAGGGCACCGACGGCATTCAGAAGATGTCCAAATCCCTGGACAACTATGTCGCCATCGGTGAGCCCCCCAACGAACAGTACGGCAAGGTGATGTCCATCTCCGATGACCTCATGTGGCGCTGGTTCGATCTGTTGAGTCTGCGCTCCACCGCCGAGCTGCGCGCCCTGCGCCACCGGGTGGAAGGGGAGGGCATGAATCCCCGCGACGCCAAGTTCGAACTCGCCGACGAGATCGTTGCCCGTTTCCACGGGCAGGCGGCTGCGCAACGGGCGCGCGAGGCCTTCGTGAGCCAGTTCCAGAAGGGCGCCATGCCCGATGAGCTGGAGGAACGGGATGTTACCGCCCCGCCCGAGGGGCGCGGGATTGCCGAAGTCATCCGCGAAGTGGGCTTTGCGACCTCCACCTCGGAGGCCTTGCGCCTGATCAAGCAGGGGGCCGTGCGTCTGGATGGGGAGCGAATTGAGGATGGCCGCCATCCCCTCGTGCCCGGGGTCGACGCCGTCCTGCAGGTCGGGAAGCGGCGTTTCGCCCGGATCCGGATCACACTGTCATGA
- a CDS encoding D-sedoheptulose-7-phosphate isomerase translates to MDIEASLKGHRRAIEAVADLAPAIHQAADLLTRTFEGGGRVYACGNGGSAADAQHFAAELTGRFQADRPGFPAIALTTDTSALTSIGNDYGFERVFARQLESLGRSGDTLLALSTSGYSPNVAAAVASAAERGMNTIGLLGRDGGPLATAVDLPLVVGVDATARIQEAHILILHLLCEAFEGDPA, encoded by the coding sequence ATGGATATTGAAGCGAGCCTCAAGGGCCACCGCCGCGCCATCGAGGCGGTGGCCGACCTGGCCCCCGCTATCCACCAGGCGGCCGACCTCCTGACCCGGACCTTCGAGGGTGGCGGGCGAGTGTATGCCTGCGGTAATGGCGGCTCCGCCGCCGACGCCCAGCACTTCGCCGCCGAGCTTACCGGCCGTTTCCAGGCCGACCGACCGGGCTTCCCGGCCATAGCCCTGACCACGGATACCTCGGCCCTGACCTCCATCGGCAACGATTACGGTTTCGAGCGGGTCTTTGCCCGTCAGCTGGAATCGCTGGGCCGCTCCGGTGACACCCTGCTGGCCCTGTCCACCTCCGGCTACAGCCCCAACGTGGCCGCCGCGGTTGCCTCGGCCGCCGAGCGGGGGATGAACACCATCGGTCTCCTGGGCCGGGACGGGGGTCCACTGGCCACCGCCGTCGATCTGCCACTGGTGGTCGGGGTCGACGCCACCGCCCGGATCCAGGAGGCCCATATCCTGATCCTTCACCTCCTCTGCGAGGCGTTCGAGGGGGATCCGGCTTGA
- the fabA gene encoding 3-hydroxyacyl-[acyl-carrier-protein] dehydratase FabA yields MEPKHAYDYDDLLACSRGELFGPGNPQLPAPPMLMFDRISHIAGDDGRYGKGSMVAELDLRPDLWFFECHFPGDPVMPGCLGLDALWQLVGFFLGWNGGEGHGRALGAGNVKFSGQVLPENHQVIYRVDLKRVIRRRLFMGLADARVEVDGNVIYEAEDLRVGLFRSPAAAGLDGS; encoded by the coding sequence ATGGAACCGAAACACGCCTACGATTACGACGACCTCCTTGCCTGTTCCCGGGGCGAACTCTTCGGGCCCGGTAACCCCCAGTTGCCAGCTCCGCCCATGCTTATGTTCGACCGGATCAGTCACATTGCCGGGGACGACGGCCGTTACGGCAAGGGCTCCATGGTCGCGGAGCTCGACCTCCGCCCCGATCTCTGGTTCTTCGAATGCCATTTCCCCGGCGATCCGGTGATGCCGGGTTGCCTGGGCCTCGACGCCCTCTGGCAGTTGGTCGGATTCTTCCTCGGCTGGAATGGAGGCGAAGGTCACGGCCGCGCCCTCGGGGCCGGTAACGTCAAGTTCTCCGGTCAGGTGCTCCCCGAAAACCATCAGGTCATCTACCGCGTCGACCTCAAGCGCGTGATCCGGCGGCGCCTCTTTATGGGACTCGCCGACGCCCGGGTGGAGGTCGACGGTAACGTGATCTACGAGGCGGAAGATCTTCGCGTGGGTCTCTTCCGCAGCCCGGCAGCGGCCGGACTCGACGGCAGCTGA
- a CDS encoding SPOR domain-containing protein, with translation MRILFLTLLVLNLGFLAYHMAFGGGDTISEDVVLPGQDVATLEPLPPPEDSGPEEDAGTGRAGEDGAARAAARATASATEGRPDDGSPDAEKAESGAASRSGAGSKETSAPAPTPEVAVPETTGGSSDPGDPEERGTTGSTRPTCYALGPLSPELLDRVEARVAETPLRIVERWQGDRSESRYWVHLPPAPDMDGARERQEALKAAGYRDILLVRNGDMARSISLGVFANRANASQHQQRLQADGFDARITEQSRKTRAPFLGLKVPEGAGGSVAGVRRLVEQEEAALTERPCDGLHQQ, from the coding sequence ATGCGGATCCTCTTTCTGACGCTGCTGGTGCTGAATCTCGGCTTCCTGGCTTACCACATGGCCTTCGGGGGAGGCGATACAATCAGCGAGGATGTGGTCCTGCCCGGCCAGGATGTCGCGACTCTGGAACCCCTCCCGCCGCCCGAGGATTCCGGGCCGGAGGAGGATGCCGGCACGGGCCGGGCCGGGGAGGACGGGGCGGCTCGGGCCGCTGCTCGGGCCACCGCGAGCGCTACGGAGGGAAGGCCGGACGATGGCTCCCCCGATGCCGAGAAGGCGGAGTCGGGTGCGGCTTCCCGTTCGGGGGCCGGGTCGAAAGAGACGTCCGCGCCCGCACCGACCCCGGAGGTCGCCGTCCCCGAAACAACGGGGGGGTCTTCGGACCCCGGCGATCCCGAAGAGCGTGGCACCACCGGGAGCACCCGTCCCACCTGCTATGCGCTGGGCCCCCTGAGCCCGGAACTCCTCGATCGGGTCGAGGCCCGGGTTGCGGAGACTCCGTTGCGGATCGTGGAGCGCTGGCAGGGAGACCGTTCCGAGTCGCGGTACTGGGTCCACCTGCCCCCGGCCCCGGACATGGACGGCGCCCGGGAGCGGCAGGAGGCACTGAAGGCCGCCGGCTATCGGGACATCCTGCTGGTCCGCAATGGCGACATGGCCCGCAGTATCTCGCTGGGCGTGTTCGCCAATCGAGCCAATGCCTCCCAGCATCAGCAACGCCTCCAGGCGGATGGGTTTGATGCCCGGATCACCGAGCAGTCACGCAAGACCCGTGCACCTTTTCTCGGCCTGAAGGTGCCGGAGGGGGCCGGTGGCTCTGTGGCGGGGGTCCGGCGCCTCGTCGAGCAAGAAGAGGCCGCACTCACCGAACGGCCCTGCGATGGACTTCACCAGCAGTGA
- the tuf gene encoding elongation factor Tu, which produces MSKEKYERTKPHVNVGTIGHVDHGKTTLTAAMTKVLGEEHGGETRAFDQIDSAPEEKERGITIATAHVEYESQGRHYAHVDCPGHADYVKNMITGAAQMDGAVLVVSAADGPMPQTREHILLSRQVGVPAIVVYLNKADMVDDPELLELVEMEVRELLSSYDFPGDDTPVVPGSALKALEGDTSDIGIPSIVKLVEEMDAFIPEPQRAVDGDFLMPVEDVFSISGRGTVVTGRVERGIVKTGDDVEIVGLHDTAKTTVTGVEMFRKMLDEGQAGDNVGVLLRGTKRDDVERGQVLAKPGSITPHTRFECEVYVLSKEEGGRHTPFFNGYRPQFYFRTTDVTGSVELPEGTEMVMPGDNVQMTVSLIAPIAMEDGLRFAIREGGRTVGAGVVSKIIE; this is translated from the coding sequence GTGTCCAAGGAGAAATACGAGCGCACCAAGCCGCACGTCAACGTGGGGACCATTGGTCACGTGGACCACGGCAAGACGACGCTGACGGCGGCGATGACCAAGGTGCTGGGTGAAGAGCACGGTGGTGAGACGCGGGCGTTTGACCAGATTGACAGCGCGCCGGAAGAGAAAGAGCGCGGTATCACCATCGCCACGGCGCACGTGGAGTACGAGTCCCAGGGGCGTCACTATGCGCACGTGGACTGCCCCGGCCACGCCGACTACGTGAAGAACATGATCACGGGTGCGGCGCAGATGGACGGTGCGGTGCTGGTGGTTTCGGCGGCGGACGGCCCGATGCCGCAGACGCGGGAGCACATCCTGCTGTCGCGGCAGGTGGGTGTTCCGGCCATTGTGGTCTACCTGAACAAGGCGGACATGGTGGACGACCCGGAGCTGCTGGAGCTGGTCGAGATGGAGGTGCGCGAGCTGCTTTCCTCCTACGACTTCCCGGGTGACGACACTCCGGTGGTGCCCGGCTCGGCGCTCAAGGCGCTGGAGGGTGACACCTCGGACATCGGCATTCCGTCCATCGTGAAGCTGGTCGAGGAGATGGACGCCTTCATTCCGGAGCCGCAGCGTGCGGTGGACGGGGATTTCCTGATGCCGGTGGAGGACGTCTTCTCCATTTCGGGTCGTGGCACCGTGGTGACCGGCCGAGTGGAGCGGGGCATCGTCAAGACGGGTGACGACGTGGAGATTGTCGGTCTGCACGACACGGCGAAGACCACCGTCACCGGTGTGGAGATGTTCCGGAAGATGCTGGACGAGGGCCAGGCGGGCGACAACGTGGGTGTGCTGCTGCGCGGCACCAAGCGGGACGACGTCGAGCGTGGTCAGGTGCTGGCGAAGCCGGGCTCCATCACGCCGCACACGCGTTTCGAGTGCGAGGTGTACGTGCTTTCTAAGGAAGAGGGGGGGCGTCATACGCCCTTCTTCAACGGCTACCGGCCGCAGTTCTATTTCCGTACCACGGACGTGACCGGTTCGGTGGAACTGCCGGAGGGCACGGAGATGGTGATGCCGGGTGACAACGTCCAGATGACGGTGTCGCTGATTGCGCCCATCGCCATGGAGGACGGTCTGCGCTTCGCGATTCGCGAGGGCGGCCGCACCGTGGGTGCCGGCGTCGTCTCGAAGATCATCGAGTAA
- a CDS encoding type III pantothenate kinase: MDWVVDAGNSRLRWAAVRAGRIHWQVAVPTADPTEVEAAWARAKAPYRILVGAVAGPDVRETIRSTAHAAWQREPELLRSPGFGWGVRNGYREPGQLGIDRFAALVAANRRAPAGSVVVDIGTAVTVDVLIAGEHRGGYILPGLDLMARSLASGTAAVDTAAPDPETAVGRDTPSAVGRGIVHAVVGAVAEIRAHLAAQGLSGVPCFLTGGGALLVAERIAPPRDLLPGLVLEGLAQMAAEPMD, encoded by the coding sequence ATGGACTGGGTAGTGGATGCGGGCAATAGCCGACTGCGATGGGCGGCGGTCCGGGCAGGCCGGATCCACTGGCAAGTGGCGGTGCCGACTGCCGACCCCACCGAGGTCGAGGCGGCCTGGGCCCGGGCAAAGGCGCCCTACCGTATCCTGGTAGGCGCGGTCGCCGGCCCCGACGTGCGGGAGACGATCCGTAGCACGGCCCACGCCGCCTGGCAGCGGGAACCGGAGCTCCTGCGGAGCCCCGGGTTCGGTTGGGGCGTCCGGAATGGGTACAGGGAGCCGGGGCAATTGGGTATCGACCGCTTCGCGGCCCTCGTCGCCGCCAACCGGCGTGCCCCTGCAGGCTCAGTCGTGGTCGATATCGGGACGGCCGTGACCGTGGATGTCCTTATCGCCGGTGAACACCGCGGAGGCTATATCCTCCCCGGGCTCGATCTCATGGCACGTTCCCTCGCGAGCGGCACGGCGGCCGTGGATACTGCGGCCCCGGACCCGGAAACCGCCGTCGGGCGGGACACCCCCTCGGCTGTTGGCCGCGGCATTGTCCACGCCGTGGTGGGTGCCGTGGCCGAGATCCGGGCCCACTTGGCGGCGCAGGGGCTTTCCGGGGTACCATGCTTCCTGACTGGTGGTGGCGCTCTCCTAGTGGCAGAACGCATCGCCCCGCCCCGGGACCTGCTCCCCGGACTGGTTCTTGAAGGACTGGCCCAGATGGCCGCCGAGCCCATGGACTGA
- a CDS encoding peptidoglycan DD-metalloendopeptidase family protein, with the protein MQRPGGKAKKVAGTGLALAGLVALSGLLGGLTSEGASAFRYEAASRALPDAAPAPLPPAPEAATQEEEPRRIVMEVSPGDTLSTLFEGAGLGQSTLLAMLEVPAFRRAGRNLRPGQTLVVTLDQAGEPSALAYQRAEGETLHLKRDGGKYHARTETRAVERRQRFVTGTIRDSLFAAASRAGLREGLVMEMAGIFGWDIDFALDIREGDEFAVLYEELWRDGEHVGDGAILAAEFTNQGRTVRAVRYTDADGRNNYYTPDGRSMRKTFMRSPVEFTRISSSFGNRKHPVLNRMRRHNGVDYAARSGTPIRATGEGRVIFAGRKGGYGNTLVIRHAGRYTTLYAHMSGFARGVYGGARVEQGQTIGYVGQSGLATGPHLHYEFRVNGVHRNPVTVDLPRADPIDPAHRAAFEARAEPLLSRLDLLQRTRLAASESEGGR; encoded by the coding sequence ATGCAGCGACCAGGCGGGAAAGCGAAAAAGGTGGCCGGAACGGGGCTGGCACTGGCCGGGCTCGTGGCGTTGAGCGGCCTTCTCGGGGGACTGACATCCGAGGGCGCCTCGGCCTTCCGCTACGAGGCCGCATCCCGGGCACTCCCCGACGCCGCCCCCGCCCCCCTGCCGCCGGCGCCCGAAGCGGCCACGCAGGAGGAGGAGCCCCGCCGCATCGTCATGGAGGTCAGCCCGGGGGACACCCTCTCCACCCTGTTCGAAGGGGCCGGCCTCGGCCAGAGCACCCTGCTGGCCATGCTCGAGGTACCGGCCTTCCGCCGGGCCGGTCGCAACCTTCGCCCCGGGCAGACCCTGGTCGTCACCCTGGACCAGGCGGGCGAGCCGTCGGCGCTGGCCTACCAGCGTGCCGAGGGCGAGACCCTCCACCTGAAGCGGGACGGGGGAAAGTATCACGCACGTACCGAGACCCGCGCAGTGGAGCGGCGCCAGCGCTTCGTTACCGGCACCATCCGGGACTCCCTTTTTGCTGCGGCCTCGCGCGCCGGCCTGAGGGAGGGGCTGGTCATGGAGATGGCCGGGATCTTCGGCTGGGATATCGACTTCGCGCTGGATATCCGCGAGGGCGATGAGTTCGCGGTCCTGTACGAGGAGCTCTGGCGGGACGGCGAGCACGTGGGCGATGGCGCCATCCTCGCGGCCGAGTTCACCAACCAGGGGCGGACCGTCCGCGCCGTCCGGTATACCGATGCCGATGGGCGGAACAATTACTACACCCCCGACGGCCGCAGCATGCGCAAGACCTTCATGCGCTCGCCGGTGGAGTTCACCCGGATCAGTTCCAGCTTCGGCAACCGCAAGCACCCGGTCCTCAACCGCATGCGCCGGCACAATGGCGTGGACTATGCCGCCCGGTCCGGTACCCCCATTCGCGCCACCGGCGAGGGCCGGGTCATCTTCGCCGGACGCAAGGGCGGATACGGCAACACCCTCGTCATCCGCCATGCCGGCCGGTACACCACCCTCTACGCCCATATGTCCGGCTTCGCCCGCGGCGTGTACGGCGGGGCCCGGGTGGAGCAGGGCCAGACCATCGGCTACGTGGGCCAGAGCGGTCTGGCTACCGGCCCCCATCTCCACTACGAATTCCGGGTCAACGGCGTGCACCGCAACCCGGTGACCGTCGACCTGCCCCGGGCCGATCCCATCGATCCGGCCCATCGGGCCGCCTTCGAGGCTCGCGCCGAGCCCCTGCTCAGCCGCCTGGACCTGCTCCAGCGGACCCGGCTGGCGGCCTCGGAGTCCGAAGGCGGGCGCTGA